AAAATGGAGCTGGGATATGGGCCGAACGCGCGGATTTGCAGCCAGTTCATGGATAATCCGACAACCTCCTGGTGAGGTTGAGGGCGCTGAGCAGCCAGGGCAGAGTCGGGCTTGATGCCAGGGTCTCCGCCAGTGATTGAACCTTCTGCCGTTCACTGCCGTCAACCGCGGGGAGGCTGGCCAGTACCCCGCAGGAAGCCAGGGAAGCGAGGGCGTGAGGCGCGTTCTGTTGCGCCTGATCGGGAGTTTCGGGCATGCCGCAGAGGATGATGCCGGTTGTCGGAATCTCCATGGTACGGGCGGCAAAGGTCGTCAGCAGGGTATGGTTGATGGTGCCGAGTTCGGTGCGGGCGACCACCAGCAACGGGAAGCCGAGTTGCTTCACCAGGTCGGCGACCAGCAGGCCACCGGCCAGGGGGGCCATCAGGCCGCCGGCCCCTTCAATGATCATAAAGTCGCATTTTGTAGCTGTAGAATCAACAGCTTCTGCTATTTTGTTGAAGTCAATTCTACGGTTTTCCAGCTTCGCCGCCTGGTCCGGTGACAGGGGAGCGGAGAGACGGTAGGGGGAAATGAGGTCATCGGTTTCAGAACTGCCGGCGGCCCACTTCAACAGGCCGGCATCAGGGCCGAGGTCGGCGGGATTGGCGACGCCGGATTCAACCGGTTTGCAGACCCCCACGCGCAACCCCCGTTCGGTCAGGAAACGGGCCAGCCCGGCCGCCACCAGGGTTTTGCCGACACCGGTATCGGTGCCGGTGATGAAAATGCCCCGCCGTTCAGCAGCAGCCAGCAATTTCCATCTCCCCGTCCTGAAACATCTGCAGGTCAATTTCACGGTTGCGGCCGCTGGTGGTCAGGTAGTTGCCGACCATGGTGCCGCTGGCTCCGGCCATAAAAATCCAGGACTGGTACTCGCGAAGATTGGGTTCCCGTCCACCACATACACTGATGGTCCGGTCGGGCATCAGGTAGCGGAACAGGGCAATAATCCGCAGACAGTCCATCGGTGAGAGCTGGCGCCTGCCGGCCAGCGGCGTCCCCTCAATCGGATTGAGGAAGTTGATGGGGATCGAGTCGACCTCAAGTTCGCGCAAGGTGAGTCCGAGTTCAACGCGCTGCGACAGCGACTCGCCCAGTCCGAAAATCCCCCCGCAACAGACTTTCATTCCGGCGTCCTTTGCCACTCGCACGGTCTGGACGTCGTCTTCATAATCGTGGCTGGTGCAGATTTGTGGAAAGTAGCTGCGGGCGGTTTCGAGATTGTGATGATACGTGACACACCCGGCTGCAGCCAGCATGTCCGCTGTTTCCCGGTCAAGAATCCCCAGCGACGCCGAGGGTGCGATACGGGTCTCTTCACGGATGCGCCGCAATGCGGTGAGGATCTGCTCCATCTCCCGACCGGGTGAAATACGCGTTCCCGAGGTGACGATGCCATAGCAGTGGGACCCTTCACGCTCCGCCTGTCGTGCCCCGGCAAGAATTTCGGAGACCGGTTTCAACTCGTAGACCGGGGTGTTTGTCTGGTGGTGGGCGGACTGGGCGCAGAACGCGCAGTTCTCCGGGCAGCGACCGGACTTGGCATTGATGATTGAGCAAAGTTCAGCGCGATTGCCGAAATGACTTTCCCGCAACCAGTGGGCACCGGCAAAAATTGCGCTCAGTTCGGCTCCCCGGGCGGAGAGTATGCCCAGGGCTTCTTCCTCGGTCGGGCATTCTCCATCCTTGCAACGTTCGGCCAGTTTCC
This genomic interval from Geothermobacter hydrogeniphilus contains the following:
- the bioB gene encoding biotin synthase BioB, whose amino-acid sequence is MNINNWWKLAERCKDGECPTEEEALGILSARGAELSAIFAGAHWLRESHFGNRAELCSIINAKSGRCPENCAFCAQSAHHQTNTPVYELKPVSEILAGARQAEREGSHCYGIVTSGTRISPGREMEQILTALRRIREETRIAPSASLGILDRETADMLAAAGCVTYHHNLETARSYFPQICTSHDYEDDVQTVRVAKDAGMKVCCGGIFGLGESLSQRVELGLTLRELEVDSIPINFLNPIEGTPLAGRRQLSPMDCLRIIALFRYLMPDRTISVCGGREPNLREYQSWIFMAGASGTMVGNYLTTSGRNREIDLQMFQDGEMEIAGCC
- the bioD gene encoding dethiobiotin synthase is translated as MLAAAERRGIFITGTDTGVGKTLVAAGLARFLTERGLRVGVCKPVESGVANPADLGPDAGLLKWAAGSSETDDLISPYRLSAPLSPDQAAKLENRRIDFNKIAEAVDSTATKCDFMIIEGAGGLMAPLAGGLLVADLVKQLGFPLLVVARTELGTINHTLLTTFAARTMEIPTTGIILCGMPETPDQAQQNAPHALASLASCGVLASLPAVDGSERQKVQSLAETLASSPTLPWLLSALNLTRRLSDYP